The sequence GATGTTGACCCGCCGCCGCCGCAGGTGTTCGAGTGCCTGCTGTTCCAACTGGCGCACCCGCTCCCGGGACAGGTTCAACCGTTTGCCCACCTTAGACAGGGACAATTCCTTGCCGTCCTGCAGACCGAAGCGCAGGCTGATCACCTCCCGCTGCTGGGGCGTGAGTTCCGCCATCAACCGCTCCAAATCCCCCCGCAGGGCTTCCCGGGTGGTGAAATCCTCCGGCGAAATCCCCCGGTCCTCCAGCAATTCCCCCAGTTCCGTGTCCTGGTTGTCCCCGATGCGTAAATCCATCGAGATGGGCTGGCGGGACATGAGCAGGTATTCCCGAATCTGGGCTGGTTCCAACTCCAGGGCTTGGGCAATCTCTGAGGGCGTCGCCGACCGCCCCAACTGCTGGGACAACTCCCGCTGGGTTTTTTTGATCTTGTTCAGCTTTTCGGTGATGTGAATCGGCAAACGGATGGTGCGGGCTTGCTGGGCAATCGCCCGGGTGATGGCTTGGCGAATCCACCAATAGGCATAGGTGGAGAATTTGTAGCCCCGGGTCGGGTCAAACTTTTCCACCCCCCGCTCCAAGCCCAGGGTGCCCTCCTGGATCAAATCCAGCAGTTCCAGGTTGCGTTTCTGATACTTTTTGGCAATCGAGACCACCAAGCGCAAATTCGCTTCGATCATCCGTTGTTTTGCCCGTTGCCCCCGGCGCAGGGTGTCTTGCAGAGCCGTCACCGTCATCCCGGCTTTTTCCGCCCAGAGTTCCATATCCGGGGTTTGCCCGGTTTCGGCGGCAATTTTATCCCGCAGTTCCAGCAACTGCATCATCTGTTGCACCTGCTTGCCAAAGACAATTTCCTGCTCATGGGTCAACAGCGGCACCCGCCCAATCTCCTGCAGGTAGGTGCGAACCATATCCGGGGTCACCGCTCCCCGCCGCCCACCCGTCGGTTCCAAGTCACCGGGGGAAGTCAGGGGGCTGTCCAAATCAGTGAGGGCTTCGGTGTAGTCAGTCATGGGTTCAATCATAGTTGGGGCATTCAGGGGCGAGGTGGATGAAAACTTTTCCCAGGGGTCGCGGTTCAGTTGAGCCAATCAGCAATAGGTTCCCGT comes from Synechococcus sp. C9 and encodes:
- a CDS encoding RNA polymerase sigma factor, RpoD/SigA family, giving the protein MTDYTEALTDLDSPLTSPGDLEPTGGRRGAVTPDMVRTYLQEIGRVPLLTHEQEIVFGKQVQQMMQLLELRDKIAAETGQTPDMELWAEKAGMTVTALQDTLRRGQRAKQRMIEANLRLVVSIAKKYQKRNLELLDLIQEGTLGLERGVEKFDPTRGYKFSTYAYWWIRQAITRAIAQQARTIRLPIHITEKLNKIKKTQRELSQQLGRSATPSEIAQALELEPAQIREYLLMSRQPISMDLRIGDNQDTELGELLEDRGISPEDFTTREALRGDLERLMAELTPQQREVISLRFGLQDGKELSLSKVGKRLNLSRERVRQLEQQALEHLRRRRVNIREYLAS